In Pikeienuella piscinae, the sequence CGATCGGCTGTGAGCCTTGGCCGAGCACTTGGCGGTCGATCAGGGAGCCGGCGACACCGCCTGCTGCGCGGCCGACAGTTGTCGCTCCCAGGCCCAGAAGCGTGCCGCCGGCCGCAGATCCAATGGACGAGCCAGCGGCGGAAAGAATCATTGTCGCCATGGGTCAACTGCCTTCCGGATATCTAAATGCGGCGACGACACGCCGTCGCCAGCCGCCAGTGAAAGGAGATTCGATCACGGCGCGGCCGGAATAGGCATGGATGATCGTCGGCGCGTCGGGCGACTCTCCTGCGCGGATTGCGAGATGCTTTGCCGGCGCGTCCGGCGCCATTCTGAAGAGAAGCACGTTGCCCAACCGCTCGCTGGAACCCGGAGCCAGCCAGGTCGCCGCCGCACGCCAGAGCGCTTCGTCGCGTGAAACCTCGCACCAGTCGCGGCTATAAGCCGGGGTTTCCTCCGGTTCGGCGCCAAGAAGTTCTCGCCAGACGCCGCGAATGAGACCGAGACAATCCGCGCCTACCCCCTTGAGGCTCGCTTGGTGACGGTAGGGGGTTCCGATCCATTCTCGCGCAAGCGTGACCACTCGCATGGAATCTGTCCCCGCCTCAGCCACGACGCGAGCCCCCTTGATATACACCGCCATCAGCCGGATACGATGTGATCCAGTTGTCGCCGGGGATGTGTGGAAACCCGCGGAAGTTCTTCAAATTCTGGAATTTGTCGCGGCATGTCGAAGCACGCTTGTCGCAACCAGCTACGACGGAGAACGTATCACCGACCGCCGGCGCGTCGACCGGATCGCGATCCAGCTCCAACCTGGCGCGCCCACCATCAAAAATGTGGGTCCGCACGCCCATCAACGAGCCAGAGTTTGCGCCGCCAGTCCAGGTCAACGCGCCATCCGCGAACCAGTTGGTCTCGAACACGCCGAGTCCGTCGGCTTCGAAGCTCCGACGGTCTGCGACGCTAGCGACTGTTCCGCCGCCTGAGAACACAGCCTTGTCCGCATTGACGCCACAACGCAGATCGCCGAGTTGCGCATCGCAAACGCGCAGAAAGCGTCGTCCGACCGGCCGGTTCAGCTTTTCCGACAACCCCCGGATCTCTACTTCAAACGCGAGATCGCCGCGCGTGATCTCACCGATCTCGCCGCGAAAGGTGAGAATACGCGAACTCACGTCGCTCCAGTCCACCAGCCACAGTCGGAATTCGGCGCCGTCATATCGGCCGCGGCGTATATCGGCTTCGGTGAGCCTCTCCGAACGCAAGGCGCCGGTCGCGGCGGTATTGTCTATGGCCAACCCGAGCGACCTTTCGATCGCATTTGCGTCGAACCCGCTCGACGCTTCAAATGTGAGGTCATCGAATGTGAGGTCGCGATCATGGTCGGTGAATCCGAGCGGTTCGCCATTCACCGGATCGATCCGCCAGCAGGCGCAGAACGTGCTCGCGCCGTTATCCAGTTTCTCCTGCATCTGCGCCGGTATGGTTCGCATCAGACCCTCACTTCGATGACAGGGATAGAAGGAATTTCGCCGGCTTCGAACGCGGCGAGGTTGATCTCGATGCGGTCCGTATCGAAGCGGACCGGCACATGGAATTCGAACCCCGCGGTCAGCACCGCTCCGGCTTCCGGCGCGGACGCGAAACTCACCACGCCGCTTTGATGATCGACGGAAAATTTCGAACCCGGCGCCAACTCCCGACCGTCACAGCCGACTAGGACGCTGTCTACGCGCGGCTTTGATATCGGGCGCACATATTCTACGCCGCCTGAGGCGTAGATGCGGCTGAGCGGATACTCGCGGGTCACACCGTCTCCAACGCCGAGCGGTTGATCGAAATGCGCAGGCGTTTCGGAGGGTGCGCAGGACTTGTAGTCCGCCCAGTCTTTCCAGCGGAAGCCATGCAACCTGCCGAGCCGCGCCTCGAAAAACGTTACAACTGCATGAATATCGTCGAGGCTACGCAGTCCCAGTCCCGCATCGTAATGCCGTCTTGCATGCGCCCAGGTCGCGTTGCGCTCCTCGAACCCGCTCGCCAGCGCGACGATTTCCGTACGCCGCTCGGGCCCGCCGCTCGACCCGAAGGAAAGCGCGGCGGGGAAGACTACTTCATGAAAGCTCATCTCACCCTCACATGTTCCGTTCGCCGCGCCGCACAGCCCGGGCGATGCTCGCCGAGATTTGGGACTGGCTTCGTCGGAAGCTCTCCGCATCCGTCGTGGATATGTTGACAGTGACGTTCGCCACGCTCCTGCCGCCTTCGGCCTTCACGCCGAGGCTGCCGTCAGGTCCGCGCGTCAGGGGCATGATCGCCTCCGGGCCCGCTTCCCCCATCAACCCTGCCCCGCCGCGCATCGGAAAGGCCGTGGCGTCTGAGACGACGCCCCCCTTGGCGAAGGCCCGAACCCGACCGGAAGAAAACGCGGCGCCCTTAGCAAAGCCTGCGAACAAGCCGGTCACAGCGCCACCGAGCGAATTCTGCACCGGCGTCAATGCGCTGTGCAGCACTGACCGGGACATCGAAAGCGCTAGGTTGCGCATGACGTCGCTCAGCTTGTCTCCGCTGAAGATCGCGCTGTCAAAAGCGCGTCTCAGTCCAGACCCGAACGAACGCGAGAGCGCACTCGTCTCGCTCTCCATCTTTCGAATCTCGCTCGTCGATGAACGAAGATCGAAAGCAATATCGGCCGTTGCTCCCCGCGCCGTCACGCGCAGGCGTTGGTAGGCGCGCTCCAGGTTGGAGATCGCCGCCGACTGGCTTTCCGCCTCCCGCTCATCCATCAGCTCGCCGCCCGGTCAGGGAATTTCTCGTTGAGCGCCGCAAGGCCGGCGCGATCCAGCGCGCGTGCGTCATTGAATAGACCCAGTCGTCCTTTGGCGGCCGCATCGAACTCACGCGGGGTCATCGTCCAGAACTCCCGCGGGCCAAGCCCGAGCGCGCCAAGTCCGAAGCGCATCAACATGTCCCAGTCAAACCGGGTGTCATCTCTCGTCATGTTGTTCCCCTGAAACTGGCCGCTAGCAGACGCGAGGCCGCCTCTGCGGCGCCGATCGCGCCACCGTCGAAATCCATCGCCGCGACCTCCGCTTCATCAAGGTCATCGCCACCGCCGCGTAGTCCGGCCGTGAGAAGGGCAATCAGGTCGTTTGCGCGAAAAGCGCCCGTCTCGAACCGCTCAGCAAGAGCAACCAGCCCGCCAACCTCCAATCGCGCTTCGAGCGCGGCGAGCTCTCCGAGCGTGAGACGCATGAGCCGCTCTTCGCCACCGATCCCGATGGCGACCTCACCGCGATGCGGATTGATCATCATATCGCGGTGAAGCTCAGCGAACCGGCGGAAGCGAGACTCGCCTCGAACGTGGCTTCGCCATCATGGTCGCCGGAATATTCCAGCGCGGTCAGTTGAAACGGCCCTTCGATTATCCCGAAACCAGGCACGATGATTTGCGCGGAGAGCGTGACGCCGTCGAAGAACGCCTGACGCATCATCGCGTCGGAGGTCGCGTCCTTGAAAACGCCCGAACCCGAGATCGCCGCGGAACGCGCCCCGGCTCCGGCCAGAAGTTCGCGCCAACGGCCGGCGCTGTCCGCGGTCGTGGCGTCGACCGTTTCCGCATTCAGCGCGATGCGCGATGCGCGCAGCCCCGCCACGGTTTCGAAAACACCTCCTCCGGCGGGGTCGATCTTAATCAGCAGGTCTTTTCCCTTCTGGGCGGCCATGGCGGGTCCTCTCGTTCATGAAGCTTCGGTCAGGCGTCATCTTCGATGACAAATCGAAATGTCAGGTCGATGCGCCGCAATGCGCCGTTCTCTTCGCGCCGCGTCCGAGCGCCGGAGAACTCATGGGTGACGATCACGCCGCGCTCGGGCTTTGGCGGGTTGGCCTCGATCAGCGCGACGATAACCGCGGCGATCTCCTTCACAGCGAGGAAGCCACGCTGCGGCGCATAAACGCGGATCACCGCCTCGTGCGCCGCGCCGCTGTCGGTCGCGGTGTTCCAGGGCGAAATCGTCTCATCGCCAAGCGTGATGTAGGGTTCACCTCCCGCATCTCGGCTCCGATGCGGCGCGTCGTCGTGAATTCGACCGTGCAGCGTCGCGAGCTCCGGCGCCGTCGTCAGCCGTTCGAAAAGCGCGCGCTGCAGCGGCGCGGAAAGCGCCATCGTCATGTCAGCGTCCCTTCCTCGAGCCAGCAGATCAGTCGTTCACGTCTGTCGTCGGCCTCGGCGACGCCCCGAATCGCGAAGATGCGCTCTCCCTCACGGAATCTCTGGTCGGGAACTGGCCTCTGGTCTGAGCCAAAGTCGGCATAGCGGATAAGAGCGCGGTGCGTGACACGGCTCGCCGGCCGGCCGCCAGCAAATCCCTCGCGAGCGGAAGCCGTTTTGATCTCCGCCCAATGGACGCCACGGACGACCCAACTATCGGAAAGTCCACCGGCGCCATCTGGCGTCGTGGCACGCTCTTCGAGCGTCAAGCGCCGCGTCAGTTCCCCGCTCACGGCCGCGCCCCAAGTCGCAATTCACGCCAGGGCTGGATCAACGCCGCAACGCCATGGTGCATCGCGTATGCGCGCCGATCTGCAGTCGCATGCCGCCTGTCGAAATTCTCGGCCGCGAGAATCAGAGCCGCCCGACGCAGGTCGGCCGGGGTCGCATCCCAATCCGCGCCGAATCCAGCTTCGAAGACGAAATCCAATGGATCGGAAATGAGTGCTGTCGAGATGATCCTCGTGCGCGTCACCTCCTGATCGAGCCGAAAGAAGGGGAGCGCGACAGGTTCCGAGCCGCCGTTTGCGAGCACACGCGAAACCGACACCAGCGACCGGACAGGCGCAATCGGCGCCGTCGTCGCCTTGTGTACGTCGAGCCCCCCACGCCAGGCGAAGGTTCGCGGGATGAAACAGAGTCCGAGCACGCCTTCGAGATGCGCAACCGCGGCGAGGAGCGCCGCTTCCATA encodes:
- a CDS encoding phage tail assembly chaperone; translation: MTRDDTRFDWDMLMRFGLGALGLGPREFWTMTPREFDAAAKGRLGLFNDARALDRAGLAALNEKFPDRAAS
- a CDS encoding DUF2460 domain-containing protein yields the protein MSFHEVVFPAALSFGSSGGPERRTEIVALASGFEERNATWAHARRHYDAGLGLRSLDDIHAVVTFFEARLGRLHGFRWKDWADYKSCAPSETPAHFDQPLGVGDGVTREYPLSRIYASGGVEYVRPISKPRVDSVLVGCDGRELAPGSKFSVDHQSGVVSFASAPEAGAVLTAGFEFHVPVRFDTDRIEINLAAFEAGEIPSIPVIEVRV
- a CDS encoding phage major tail protein, TP901-1 family; the protein is MAAQKGKDLLIKIDPAGGGVFETVAGLRASRIALNAETVDATTADSAGRWRELLAGAGARSAAISGSGVFKDATSDAMMRQAFFDGVTLSAQIIVPGFGIIEGPFQLTALEYSGDHDGEATFEASLASAGSLSFTAI
- a CDS encoding phage tail tape measure protein translates to MDEREAESQSAAISNLERAYQRLRVTARGATADIAFDLRSSTSEIRKMESETSALSRSFGSGLRRAFDSAIFSGDKLSDVMRNLALSMSRSVLHSALTPVQNSLGGAVTGLFAGFAKGAAFSSGRVRAFAKGGVVSDATAFPMRGGAGLMGEAGPEAIMPLTRGPDGSLGVKAEGGRSVANVTVNISTTDAESFRRSQSQISASIARAVRRGERNM
- a CDS encoding phage head closure protein, which produces MSGELTRRLTLEERATTPDGAGGLSDSWVVRGVHWAEIKTASAREGFAGGRPASRVTHRALIRYADFGSDQRPVPDQRFREGERIFAIRGVAEADDRRERLICWLEEGTLT
- a CDS encoding DUF2163 domain-containing protein; the encoded protein is MRTIPAQMQEKLDNGASTFCACWRIDPVNGEPLGFTDHDRDLTFDDLTFEASSGFDANAIERSLGLAIDNTAATGALRSERLTEADIRRGRYDGAEFRLWLVDWSDVSSRILTFRGEIGEITRGDLAFEVEIRGLSEKLNRPVGRRFLRVCDAQLGDLRCGVNADKAVFSGGGTVASVADRRSFEADGLGVFETNWFADGALTWTGGANSGSLMGVRTHIFDGGRARLELDRDPVDAPAVGDTFSVVAGCDKRASTCRDKFQNLKNFRGFPHIPGDNWITSYPADGGVYQGGSRRG
- a CDS encoding DUF3168 domain-containing protein yields the protein MTMALSAPLQRALFERLTTAPELATLHGRIHDDAPHRSRDAGGEPYITLGDETISPWNTATDSGAAHEAVIRVYAPQRGFLAVKEIAAVIVALIEANPPKPERGVIVTHEFSGARTRREENGALRRIDLTFRFVIEDDA
- a CDS encoding head-tail connector protein — its product is MLTEITPPAITAAVLDELSRHLRLSTGFADDQAEDMEAALLAAVAHLEGVLGLCFIPRTFAWRGGLDVHKATTAPIAPVRSLVSVSRVLANGGSEPVALPFFRLDQEVTRTRIISTALISDPLDFVFEAGFGADWDATPADLRRAALILAAENFDRRHATADRRAYAMHHGVAALIQPWRELRLGARP
- a CDS encoding gene transfer agent family protein encodes the protein MRLTLGELAALEARLEVGGLVALAERFETGAFRANDLIALLTAGLRGGGDDLDEAEVAAMDFDGGAIGAAEAASRLLAASFRGTT
- a CDS encoding NlpC/P60 family protein, whose product is MRVVTLAREWIGTPYRHQASLKGVGADCLGLIRGVWRELLGAEPEETPAYSRDWCEVSRDEALWRAAATWLAPGSSERLGNVLLFRMAPDAPAKHLAIRAGESPDAPTIIHAYSGRAVIESPFTGGWRRRVVAAFRYPEGS